A DNA window from Halomonas zincidurans B6 contains the following coding sequences:
- a CDS encoding D-alanyl-D-alanine carboxypeptidase family protein: protein MRLPALPSPSWHWLTAAVTALFIAAQPAQAQDAAPQPDPAPQPDSALQQTLPEPMIPSPPTLNASSWILIDANSGEVLAEQNADKRLPPASLTKMMTAYIVEKEIDDGNINDQDLVTISKKAWQTGGSRMFIREGTQVSVENLLRGVVIQSGNDASVALAEYVAGSESAFAELMNQQAQRLGLQNSQFANATGLPSPGHYSSARDLATLAKHIIQDYPEHYQIYSEKYFTYNGIRQPNRNRLLWRDASVDGLKTGHTEEAGYSLAASAKQGEMRLISVVMNTASEEARAQESQKLLNYGFRFFDTFRLYQRGAVINQSRIWGGAQDQLKVGVSEDIYLTVPKGRRDEMTAQLNLPETLEAPVQAGQQLGTLNVKLGDKVLMEQPLVALQTVEQGGFFKRIWDTILQFFTGLFD from the coding sequence ATGAGATTGCCCGCTTTACCGTCACCGTCCTGGCATTGGCTGACTGCCGCCGTCACTGCATTGTTCATCGCGGCCCAACCCGCCCAGGCTCAGGACGCGGCGCCTCAGCCTGATCCGGCTCCCCAGCCCGATTCGGCGCTGCAGCAGACGCTGCCGGAGCCGATGATCCCCTCGCCGCCGACCCTCAATGCCTCGTCATGGATTCTGATCGATGCCAACAGCGGCGAGGTGCTGGCCGAGCAGAATGCCGACAAGCGGCTGCCGCCAGCCAGTCTGACCAAGATGATGACGGCCTACATCGTCGAGAAGGAGATCGACGACGGCAATATCAACGATCAGGATCTGGTCACGATCAGCAAGAAGGCCTGGCAGACCGGCGGCTCACGAATGTTCATCCGCGAAGGGACTCAGGTCAGCGTAGAAAACTTGCTGCGCGGCGTGGTCATTCAGTCGGGCAATGATGCCAGTGTCGCGCTGGCCGAGTACGTCGCCGGCTCCGAGTCGGCCTTCGCCGAGCTGATGAACCAGCAGGCGCAACGCCTCGGGCTCCAGAACAGCCAGTTCGCCAATGCCACCGGCCTGCCAAGTCCCGGGCACTATTCGTCGGCACGGGACCTGGCGACCCTCGCCAAGCACATCATTCAGGACTATCCGGAGCATTACCAGATCTACTCGGAGAAGTACTTCACCTACAACGGTATTCGTCAACCCAATCGCAACCGCCTGCTGTGGCGCGACGCGTCGGTCGATGGCCTCAAGACCGGGCATACCGAAGAGGCGGGATATAGCTTGGCGGCCTCGGCCAAGCAGGGCGAGATGCGACTGATCTCGGTGGTCATGAACACCGCTTCCGAGGAGGCGCGGGCGCAGGAAAGCCAGAAGCTTCTGAACTACGGCTTTCGCTTCTTCGACACTTTCCGTCTCTATCAGCGTGGCGCGGTCATCAATCAGTCGCGGATCTGGGGAGGCGCCCAGGATCAACTGAAGGTCGGCGTCTCCGAGGATATCTACCTGACCGTGCCCAAGGGGCGGCGCGACGAAATGACCGCGCAACTCAACCTGCCCGAGACCCTCGAGGCGCCGGTACAGGCCGGTCAGCAGCTCGGCACCCTGAACGTCAAGCTGGGTGACAAGGTGCTCATGGAACAGCCGCTGGTAGCGCTGCAGACGGTCGAGCAGGGCGGTTTCTTCAAGCGCATCTGGGACACCATCCTGCAGTTCTTCACCGGCCTGTTCGACTGA
- a CDS encoding HP0495 family protein → MTDNSLRDLRVPNAQATPPAPKVEFPCDYPIKVVGDAAPDFEAAVIDVIEEHAPGIDRRTVNAVDSRNGKFRSIRVTITATGQEQLQALFVSLKETGRVHMVL, encoded by the coding sequence ATGACCGACAACTCCCTCCGCGACCTGCGTGTCCCGAACGCGCAAGCCACGCCGCCCGCCCCCAAGGTCGAGTTTCCCTGTGACTACCCGATCAAGGTCGTCGGCGACGCCGCGCCCGATTTTGAAGCCGCCGTCATCGACGTGATCGAGGAGCATGCTCCGGGTATCGACCGGCGTACCGTCAACGCCGTCGACAGCCGCAATGGCAAGTTCCGTTCAATACGGGTGACCATCACCGCCACCGGGCAGGAGCAACTGCAGGCGCTGTTCGTCTCGCTCAAGGAAACCGGCCGCGTGCACATGGTGCTTTGA
- the lipB gene encoding lipoyl(octanoyl) transferase LipB, whose amino-acid sequence MDAASAAAPIRVFQLGRQAYLPVWQAMRELTDSRDAATPDQFWVVEHEPVFTQGQAGKPEHLLMPGDIPVVQTDRGGQVTYHGPGQLVLYPLLDVRRGRIGVRDLVSALEQAVIGVLADAGIEAHARPDAPGVYVNEAKIASLGLRIRRGASFHGVALNVTGDLSPFQRINPCGYAGMQMVRLADLVEEPCLPAVAQRLIAHLAGRLGRNTAAAMPGELPEHCLAQGLSYRVSA is encoded by the coding sequence ATGGACGCAGCGTCGGCGGCAGCGCCGATCAGAGTGTTTCAGCTCGGACGCCAGGCTTATCTTCCGGTCTGGCAGGCGATGCGCGAGCTGACCGATAGCCGCGATGCCGCTACCCCGGATCAATTCTGGGTGGTGGAACATGAGCCGGTCTTTACCCAGGGCCAGGCAGGCAAGCCGGAACATCTACTGATGCCTGGCGATATTCCGGTGGTGCAGACCGACCGGGGTGGCCAGGTCACCTATCACGGCCCCGGACAGCTGGTGCTGTACCCGCTGCTCGATGTGCGGCGCGGCAGGATCGGCGTGCGCGATCTGGTGAGCGCCCTGGAGCAGGCGGTGATCGGGGTGCTGGCCGACGCGGGCATCGAGGCCCATGCGCGCCCCGATGCCCCGGGCGTCTACGTCAATGAGGCCAAGATCGCGTCGCTGGGCCTGCGCATTCGGCGTGGCGCGAGCTTTCACGGCGTGGCGTTGAACGTGACGGGCGATCTATCGCCGTTCCAGCGCATCAATCCCTGTGGCTATGCCGGGATGCAGATGGTGCGTCTTGCCGATCTGGTGGAAGAACCTTGCTTGCCAGCGGTGGCGCAGCGCCTGATCGCGCATCTCGCGGGGCGGCTGGGCCGGAACACCGCGGCGGCCATGCCCGGCGAACTGCCGGAACATTGCCTGGCGCAGGGGCTTTCGTACAGGGTTTCGGCCTGA
- the lipA gene encoding lipoyl synthase, with amino-acid sequence MSDTSSQSVSSGKKYRNERGMSVIKDGIKQRKQTEERQQAEESAVTGRKPPWLRIQMPGGERFDAVKRNVKEHRLSTVCAESHCPNMGECWSNGTATIMLMGSVCTRACRFCAVDTGNPRGWLDHEEPENTAKSVELMGLRYIVLTSVDRDDLDDGGAAHYAACIRAIKTRTPEVVVEALTPDFDAREPAVEAVVDSGLEVFAQNVETVERLTSRVRDPRAGYRKTLDVLAHAKRHRPDILTKTSLMLGLGETDDEILATFDDLRAIGVDIVTLGQYLRPTRNHLAVERWVTPNEFERYRQLGLDKGFMEVAAGPLVRSSYRADRVFEKNNLGLAAPAAVPGQEPDPDIIPAINVG; translated from the coding sequence ATGAGTGATACGTCTTCGCAGTCCGTTTCCAGCGGCAAGAAGTACCGCAACGAACGCGGCATGTCCGTGATCAAGGACGGCATCAAGCAGCGCAAGCAAACCGAGGAGCGTCAGCAGGCTGAAGAGAGCGCCGTCACCGGACGCAAGCCGCCCTGGTTGCGGATCCAGATGCCGGGCGGCGAACGCTTCGATGCGGTCAAGCGCAACGTCAAGGAACATCGCTTGAGCACCGTCTGCGCCGAGTCGCACTGCCCCAACATGGGCGAATGCTGGAGCAACGGCACCGCCACCATCATGCTGATGGGCTCGGTATGCACCCGCGCCTGCCGTTTCTGCGCCGTGGATACCGGCAACCCCCGAGGTTGGCTGGATCACGAAGAGCCCGAGAACACCGCCAAGTCGGTGGAGCTGATGGGGCTGCGCTACATCGTCCTGACCTCGGTCGACCGCGACGATCTCGACGATGGCGGCGCCGCCCACTATGCAGCCTGCATTCGCGCCATCAAGACCCGCACCCCCGAGGTCGTGGTCGAGGCGCTGACGCCGGATTTCGACGCTCGGGAACCGGCCGTGGAGGCCGTGGTGGATTCGGGGCTGGAGGTTTTCGCCCAGAACGTCGAGACCGTGGAACGCCTGACCTCGCGGGTTCGCGATCCCCGCGCCGGCTATCGCAAGACCCTGGACGTGCTGGCCCACGCCAAGCGCCATCGCCCCGATATCCTGACCAAGACCAGCCTGATGCTGGGGCTGGGCGAAACCGACGACGAGATCCTCGCCACCTTCGACGATCTCAGGGCGATTGGCGTGGATATCGTCACGCTCGGGCAGTATCTGCGTCCCACCAGGAACCACCTGGCGGTGGAGCGCTGGGTCACCCCGAACGAGTTCGAACGCTATCGGCAACTGGGGCTCGACAAGGGTTTCATGGAAGTCGCCGCCGGTCCGCTGGTTCGCTCCAGTTATCGGGCCGATCGGGTATTCGAGAAGAACAACCTGGGGCTTGCCGCGCCCGCCGCGGTGCCGGGGCAGGAGCCCGACCCCGATATCATTCCCGCCATCAACGTCGGCTAG